AGCACCGCGGCCCGGTCGAGCAGGTGGGAGATCGCTGCAGCGCCCCCCGAGCCCAACGCCTCGGCCGCCGTACCCTCGAAGTGGAGGCGCGCCTGGCCGCGCGACGGATCGATCGACGTGATGGTGTCGCTCTTCACACCGTCGAGCTCGGCGAGCACCAGCTGCGGCCCCGACGCTCCCTGGGCCACGACGACGGCCAGCCCGGCAATCCCGCCGTCGGCCACCGGGAACTTCGTGCCGGTGAGCGTGCTGCCGTCGAACTTCGTCGCGACGGCGTCGGCGCCGACCCGGCCCGGCCCTTCCGCGAATGCGAAGGTGCCGATCAGGTCCCCCGACGCGAGTCGAGGCAGATACTTCTTGCGCTGCTCGTCCGAGCCGAACTCGAGCACGGCCTCGGTAGCGAGGTAGACGCTCGGTCCGAACGGGATCGGCGCCAACGCGCGACCCAGCTCCTGGGCGATCAACGCGAGTTCGAGACGCCCGAAGCCGGCACCGCCGTACTCCTCGGGAACCGCGGCTCCCAGCCAACCCATTTCGGCGACGCCCTTCCACAGCGACTCGCTGTGGGTGCCGCCGCCCTCGAGCACCGCGCGTCCCACCTCGAGCGTGCAGTGCTCGGTGAGATAGTCGCGGGCCGTCTGTTGGAGCAGCTTCTGCTCCTCGGAGAAATCGAAATTCATGGTCCCTCTCCGGTCATGGTGCGTGACACTATAACCGCCCCGAGCCCCAGGGCGCCGAGCCGGGCGAAGCTACCGGGTGCGCCGCTAGGCTGAGCCCCGCGGGCCCGCGCCCCGGGCCGAAGGAGCCGCCCTTGCCCCTCTTCACGCTGCGCTACGACCTGCGCTGCGCCCCCTTCGACGACACGACCTCCCAGACCCTGTTCGCCACCGCCCTCGACCAGTGCGCCTGGGCCGACCAGCTGGGCTTCACCAGCGTCACCCTCTCCGAGCACCACGGCTCGCCGGACGGCTACCTGCCGAGTCCGCTCGTCTTCGGAGCCGCCGTAGCCGCCCGGACCGAGCACCTGCGGCTGATGATCGCTGCGCTGATCGTGCCGCTCCACGACCCGATCCGACTCGCCGAGGACCTGGCCGTGCTCGACGTGGTGAGCGGTGGACGCGTGATCCCGGTGCTCTCGGGCGGCTATGTCGCGTCCGAGTTCCGCACCTTCGGCCGCGAGCTACGCGAGCGCGCCGAGATCATGGAAGGCATCGTGCCGCTGCTGGAACAGGCCTGGAGCGGAGAGCCCTTCCCGTATCGGGACGGCACTGCGCGGGTGCTGCCGCGTCCGGTGCAGCAGCCGCGTCCGCCGATCTTCATGGGCGGTGCTTCGGGTGCAGCGGCACGGCGCGCGGCGCGACACGCCGACGCCTTCCTGCCCCAGCTGCCGAAGTTCTACGAGATCTTCCGCGAAGAACGAAAGAAGCTCGGCAAGCCCGACCCCGGTCCGCAGTCACGGACGACGGGGAACTTCCTCTACGTCGCCGAGGATCCGGATGCAGCGTGGGAGCGCATCGCCCCCTACGCCCTGCACGAGATGAACGCCTACGGCGCCTGGATGGCAGAGGCCGGGACCGAAGGCCCCTACGAACCGATCGACGATCCGGCCGCCTTGCGTGCGACCGGCCAGTACCCGGTGATGACGCCCGACGCGCTGATCGAAGAGGCCCGGAAGCTCGGACCGATGGACGCGATCATGTTCCACCCGCTGATGGGCGGGATGGACCCGGAGCTCTCCTGGGCTTCGCTGCGCCTGTTCGAAGAGCGGGTGCTGCCCGTGCTGCGCGCGGACGCCGGCCGGTGATCGGACGCGAGGGCTACACCCTCGATCCCGACCGCACCTTCCGACGCCAGATCCGGCTGCGTGCGGACGGC
The genomic region above belongs to Myxococcota bacterium and contains:
- a CDS encoding acyl-CoA dehydrogenase family protein; the encoded protein is MNFDFSEEQKLLQQTARDYLTEHCTLEVGRAVLEGGGTHSESLWKGVAEMGWLGAAVPEEYGGAGFGRLELALIAQELGRALAPIPFGPSVYLATEAVLEFGSDEQRKKYLPRLASGDLIGTFAFAEGPGRVGADAVATKFDGSTLTGTKFPVADGGIAGLAVVVAQGASGPQLVLAELDGVKSDTITSIDPSRGQARLHFEGTAAEALGSGGAAAISHLLDRAAVLTAFEQIGGAERALDETKAFTMGRYAFGRPVASFQAMKHRMADVYAAIQLATSNAYYGAWALSTGDDELATAACGTRVAACEAYDLAGKEIIQMHGGVGFTWEYDCHLFYRRAKLLSLSLGTPGEWRDKLIDRLEA
- a CDS encoding LLM class flavin-dependent oxidoreductase, producing MPLFTLRYDLRCAPFDDTTSQTLFATALDQCAWADQLGFTSVTLSEHHGSPDGYLPSPLVFGAAVAARTEHLRLMIAALIVPLHDPIRLAEDLAVLDVVSGGRVIPVLSGGYVASEFRTFGRELRERAEIMEGIVPLLEQAWSGEPFPYRDGTARVLPRPVQQPRPPIFMGGASGAAARRAARHADAFLPQLPKFYEIFREERKKLGKPDPGPQSRTTGNFLYVAEDPDAAWERIAPYALHEMNAYGAWMAEAGTEGPYEPIDDPAALRATGQYPVMTPDALIEEARKLGPMDAIMFHPLMGGMDPELSWASLRLFEERVLPVLRADAGR